The Dickeya poaceiphila DNA window CGATTGCGGAAATCGAGCAGATGCTGTCAACCCACAATGACTGGGTGAAAGTGGTGCCGAATGACCGTGAAATCACCATGCGTGAACTGACTCCGGCGGCGGTAACCGGTACGTTGTCCACCCCGGTGGGCCGTCTGCGCAAACTGAATATGGGTCCACAGTACCTGTCTGCCTTCACTGTCGGCGACCAACTGCTGTGGGGCGCTGCTGAACCGTTGCGCCGTATGCTGCGCATCCTGCTGTAATTTCTGCTGCCTAAACGCGCCTTGCCGGGCGCGTTTTACTTTTCTTCACCCTGTCTGGCAATCATCTGCTGTGCTGCTTGTCTCTCTTTGTCGTGTTAGGGATTTGCGTATCGTTTTGCGTTGAGTCACGATCATCATGACCAACCCCGGCATAATGGGGCGACCTGCGTGGCGCCACGCCGGAAGATTCTTTTCGCTTTTCTGTGAGGCTGACATGCAACGACTGACTATTTCTCTGGATGACTCACTGGCTGAAGCGCTGGATGCCCTGATGCTGCGCAAAGGCTATGCCAACCGTTCGGAGGCATTTCGTGACATGTTGCGGCGCGAACTGGGTGAAATGACGGCGGCGCAGGATAAAGACGCAGAGTGCGTAGCGGTGCTGAGCTATGTGTACGACCACCATGAACGCCAGTTGTCGAGCCGACTGGCCGGTATGCAGCATGAACACCATCACCTGACCGTCTCTACCATGCATACTCATCTCAGCCATGACGAGTGTGTGGAAACCGTGATTCTGCGTGGCCCGACCGAGCGTGTAGAACGGTTTGCCGCCTCAGTCATCGCCCAGACGGGGGTGCGCCATGGCCGGTTGAATCTGATTCCGATGGCGCAGGCGGCGAATGAAATATGACCGGCAGCGTACACACAAGCAGCAGAATGTGTGGACCCGGCTGACGCATAGGGTGAGATGCTAGCGGACCAGACGCGGGTCGTGCCGGGAAATTGCTGGGTCAGGATTCATCAACTGTATGAATTATAAATAATATAAAATATTTTCATGCCGTAATAATACATAATGCTTGCTTTCAGGTCCGATGAATGCGTTAATAACCAAACGGTTTGTTAGTCAGACCTATTTATGCCAAGCATTTTACTAAAGTAGTCCTCAGTCCAAGCGTTATCCTCAGATATCACTTCCCCTGAATCTCTTTTTTTCTTGCTCATAAGTATTTCCTGCATTGCAGACCCCTGTTGCCCTTAAACGGGCTGGAAAAAAATTACGAGGTAGTATGATGTCTAATAAAATGACTGGTTCAGTAAAATGGTTTAACGAATCTAAAGGTTTTGGCTTTATCAGCCCGGCTGATGGCAGCAAAGACGTATTCGTACATTTCTCTGCGATTCAGAGCGACAGCTTCAAAACGCTGTACGAAGGCCAGAAAGTGGAATTTGTTATCGGCAACGGTCCGAAAGGTCCTTCTGCTGAGAACGTAGTAGGGCTGTAATTTCACAGGTCATCCTCACCGACGATAGCGAAGATGGCGTTAGCCGGAGCAGTGACGTGATGTGATACCCTGATTTGCCTGAGAGCGGCTTCCCCAAAGGGGAAGCCGTTTTTTATTTCAGGTGTGCCGTTGTGGTAAGCGGGTTTCGCGCTACGTTATTCCACCCGCAACGGTACTCGCACCCGCACGCGGGTAAAACGTTCCGGCTCGCTGGTGACGGTGATGCCGTAGTGATGGCCGTACCGCGCCTTGATGCGCCGATCCACCAGATTCATACCCAGTCCATCGCCGCCGTTACGCGGGTTATAAGTGCCGGCGTTGTCCTCAATCGTCAGTTCCAGCATGTTGGCATAGGCGCGGGCTTCAATGCGCAGATGCCCATTGTCCAGCATTTGGGAGATACCGTGCTTGATGGCGTTTTCCACCAGCGGCTGCAAGGAAAAGGCAGGCAATCTGGCTGCTCTGAGCGATGACGGAATAGCTATCTCTACCGTCAGCAAATTGGTGAAACGTGCCTTTTCAATATCGAGATAGGCGCTGATGTGCTCCAGCTCATCGTTGAGTGCGACTTCGTCGCCACTGCGTTTGAGGTTTTTGCGAAAAAAGGTCGATAGCGACAGTACCAGTTGGCGCGCCTGATCCGGATTACGACGAATCACCGCCGACAGGGTATTGAGGGCATTGAACAGGAAATGCGGATTGACCTGCGCATGTAGCAGTTTGATTTCGGATTGTGCCAACAGTTGTTTCTGCTGCTCGAAGCGTCCGGCGAAAATTTGGGCTGACAGCAGATGGCCGATGCCTTCACCCAGCAGCCGGTTAATACGGGAAAATAGCTTATTCTTCGGTTCATACAGTTTGATGGTGCCGATTACCCGTTGTTCTTCGCCGCGCAGCGGGATCACCAGTGCGGAACCGAGTTGACAGTGCGATGAGATAGCACAGCAAAAAGGTGCGTTGTTACTGTCAGCGTATACGACCTGATTGCTATCGATAGCCTGATGCGTGTGGGGGGAGGTAATCAGCGAACCGGCCAGATGGTGGTCATCGCCGGTGCCGATGAATGCCAGCAGTTTTTCCCGATCAGTGATGGCGACAGCGCCAACGCCCAGCTCTTCATACAAAATGCGCGCCACCTGCATACTGGTGCCGGAATTAAACCCTTCCCGCAATATGCCTTCGGCTCTGGCGGCAATCTGCAAAGCCCGCGTAGAGAATGTCGATGTGTAGGTTTCAAATACTGCCCGGCGGTCCAGCAGGATGCGCATAAACATGGC harbors:
- the nikR gene encoding nickel-responsive transcriptional regulator NikR, whose protein sequence is MQRLTISLDDSLAEALDALMLRKGYANRSEAFRDMLRRELGEMTAAQDKDAECVAVLSYVYDHHERQLSSRLAGMQHEHHHLTVSTMHTHLSHDECVETVILRGPTERVERFAASVIAQTGVRHGRLNLIPMAQAANEI
- the cspE gene encoding transcription antiterminator/RNA stability regulator CspE codes for the protein MSNKMTGSVKWFNESKGFGFISPADGSKDVFVHFSAIQSDSFKTLYEGQKVEFVIGNGPKGPSAENVVGL
- a CDS encoding sensor histidine kinase; its protein translation is MISQVDLILSLLQQTCVHLVIAYLLSKTPLFIPLTQVTITLPHRLICYLTFSMFCILGTWFGLHIGDSIANTRAIGALLGGVLGGPSVGILVGLTGGLHRYSLGGMTALACMFSTIMEGLAGGLLHRYMTRRYRIDLLFQPLVIATTTLVVEVLQMSIILLLSRPFGDALALVKSIALPMIVTNSIGAAMFMRILLDRRAVFETYTSTFSTRALQIAARAEGILREGFNSGTSMQVARILYEELGVGAVAITDREKLLAFIGTGDDHHLAGSLITSPHTHQAIDSNQVVYADSNNAPFCCAISSHCQLGSALVIPLRGEEQRVIGTIKLYEPKNKLFSRINRLLGEGIGHLLSAQIFAGRFEQQKQLLAQSEIKLLHAQVNPHFLFNALNTLSAVIRRNPDQARQLVLSLSTFFRKNLKRSGDEVALNDELEHISAYLDIEKARFTNLLTVEIAIPSSLRAARLPAFSLQPLVENAIKHGISQMLDNGHLRIEARAYANMLELTIEDNAGTYNPRNGGDGLGMNLVDRRIKARYGHHYGITVTSEPERFTRVRVRVPLRVE